From Coturnix japonica isolate 7356 chromosome 3, Coturnix japonica 2.1, whole genome shotgun sequence, the proteins below share one genomic window:
- the NDUFAF7 gene encoding protein arginine methyltransferase NDUFAF7, mitochondrial: MAMGKQNAFQLVELGPGTGTLTSDILRVFNQLASVLSKCDVSIHLVEVSPKLSAIQAEMLTGGKVQSNPENNSAYMKGISKTGIPIYWYRDIQDVPQGYSFYLAHEFLDALPIHKFQRTEKGWHEVLVDIDPEVPDQLRFVLSPSRTPATENFIQPEETRDHVEVCPEAGILIQRLACRIEKNGGAALIADYGHDGTKTDTFRGFRNHKHHDVLKAPGTADLTADVDFSYLRKMAEGRTATLGPIRQREFLKNMGIDLRLQVLLQNSRDSATREQLLHSFDMLMNPKKMGDCFHFFALLPHHRVVRPAEKDNPQSKSPLPPVAGFGELSLK, encoded by the exons ATGGCCATGGGCAAACAGAATGCGTTCCAGCTGGTGGAACTGGGCCCAGGGACGGGCACCCTCACAAGCGATATATTGCGG GTCTTCAACCAGCTTGCCTCTGTACTTAGTAAATGTGATGTCTCTATTCATCTGGTAGAAGTGAGTCCTAAGCTCAGTGCAATCCAAGCAGAGATGCTGACAGGAGGAAAAGTGCAGTCAAACCCTGAGAACAACTCTGCTTACATGAAAGGCATTAGCAAGACTGGGATTCCCATCTACTGGTACAGAGACATTCAGGATGTACCACAAG GTTACAGCTTTTATTTAGCACATGAGTTTCTGGATGCCCTGCCAATACATAAATTTCAG agaacagagaagggCTGGCATGAAGTGTTGGTTGATATAGATCCAGAAGTCCCTGACCAGCTGCGCTTTGTCCTGTCACCATCCAGGACCCCTGCAACAGAAAACTTTATTCAG CCTGAAGAAACACGAGATCACGTGGAAGTATGTCCTGAGGCTGGCATCCTCATCCAGAGGCTTGCCTGTCGTATAGAAAAGAATGGTGGGGCTGCACTGATTGCTGATTATGGTCACGATGGAACCAAAACTGACACTTTCCGG GGTTTCCGGAATCACAAACATCATGATGTACTGAAAGCCCCAGGTACAGCAGACCTGACAGCAGATGTTGATTTCAGCTATCTTCGAAAGATGGCAGAGGGAAGAACAGCAACATTGGGTCCCATCAGACAACGggaatttttaaagaacatgGGTATTGACCTCCGATTGCAG gtgCTCTTGCAGAATTCACGCGACTCAGCAACTCGTGAGCAATTGCTCCACAGCTTTGATATGTTGATGAACCCTAAGAAAATGGgagactgttttcattttttcgCCTTGCTGCCTCATCACAGAGTTGTACGTCCTGCCGAGAAAGATAATCCACAATCCAAGTCTCCCCTACCACCTGTTGCTGGATTTGGTGAACTCTCACTCAAGTAA